The genomic stretch CAATTGGTTGAGGAACAACGGACTGCTGTTCGGTTGTTTAAACAACTACGAACCGACATCCAAACCCAACTTGCACTCGACACCATCAATGATAAATACGTTGAAGACGCTATGGCGAAGGTCTTAGCTTTGGATAGAGCGTACCCTCTTCCACTCTTAGGTGCCATGCTTGAAAAGTACCCTAAGACGCTTAAGCCCGCGATTTGGTGGCCTAATTCGAGTCATAAGCCGTCATTAGTTGACGGTGTTACGAAAGATGGGAAAAATGGATGGAGTAGGGATTTAGAGGAGGAATTGAGAGATATTGTAGGAGTTATAGAAAGAAGGGACAAAAAGGATTACTTTAGACTAGGGAATAAAGCATTGAAGTTTAATAAAATCTTAGCTAAAGTAGGTCCAACACTCATGGGGGTTGCGGCCGTGTCGTCGGCCTTTTCCGGACATGGCGGTCCGTGGGCGGGGCTCGTGGCGGCTGCGGCCGGGTCAATGGCTAGTGTGGTGAATAGTGTGCAACATGGTGGACAAGTAGGGATGGTATTTGAGATGTATAGGAATTGTGCTGGTTTTTTAAGTTTATTGGAAGAAAGTGTTGAGAATAATGTTGAAGAGAGTGATTTAGGTAAGAGGGAAAATGGggaattgtttgaaatgaaaatGGCTTTGAAATTGGGAAGAAGTGTATCCGAGCTTAGGGATTTTGTGAGTGAATCAAATTGTTCTTGGTTATGTGAGGATGGAAGTCCTAAAGGAGAGTTTGCTAGCAAACTTTTTTGATTTGTTTGAGACAATGTATAGTCAACTAGGTTTATTCTTAGattattaaatttatttattctttcattATTTATCTTTGATTTGTACATTCTTGTAAAAAGGACAAGAATAATATTTGTAGAAATCGTAACCTTAATTTCTTACTTTAACTTACTGAAAGATTAAACTTGCTTGAAGTTTGCATCTACATTGTATTTGTATTTGTGTTTCATTAGTTGTTTTACCATTATTCTTTTACGGGAAAATTCAACCGTATACCAATTCGGTAGTTCATAAATAGTTAAAGAATAAATGCTTAAAAATTAATATGTTAGTTTTAAATTGTTCTAGTTATTCTAAAAAAATCATTATCTAGTTAGATATTGTCTTTCACCTGAAAATTAACGAGCTGGATTcgaataaattttcaaaattattAAGCGGTCCTAACCGGACTCAAAGAAGCAAAGTGGCATGACACCTTCGAGTTATTGTTGATAGTGATTGAAGACCTTAAGCATTGTAGAAGTGGAAGAGGCgatataattagtttaatttttgAGGATAGTTTTGTTATTTGTAATCTGTTTATGGTAGTTGTTTTTCTTTTGTTAGTAGAGAAGATAACAATGTAGTTGTAGGTGGGTCAATGATCTTTCCTTGAACATTGCGAGCGTTGTTTCGGTCGATGATGAGGAATTAATATAGTAATCCTTGTGGGTTtctttcaaaataaaataaaattatggtTCTGTATGGTAATTAATGGATTACTTAAGAAGATTGTAAAAGTAGAATATAAATGAAAGATTTTCCTAGAAGGTTTGACTCTCATATTTTCATGGGTAATGATAATTACAACccaatgggttgtatttaagcaacTAAAAATAGAAATAAATACTTAATACATGGATTAATTTTCGTCATTGCTCATTCATGTACACATTTTACTCTTTCACGGACTTTTTGTCATAATTTTTCCATTCCTCACCCTTATTCCAATGAACAAAAAAACAAATTCTCTCTTTTTTTATCTCTTAAAATTAATCAAAGTTTTCATCAAATTACTCAATTATTAATCTTAATTCTCATCAAGTAATGATTcttaattttgattgattattTCATTCCTTGTATCAAATTAAGTAGATGTAAATAATCATTTGATAAATTAAATTATGGTTATATAAAATTAGGatttgtgaaattagggtttatggggAAGAGGTGGTTTGGGTGGCAGGGGAGGGAGCCGGTGGTGGCGGTCGGAAGGCCGTCTAGTCGGCGGTGGTGGTTGGGCCTGTGGTCGACGGTGGCGTCCTGCAGTGGTCGGTCGATCCATTTTGGGTGTGTGAGCAGGGAGATGAGAGAAGGAGCGGTGGTGTTCGGCTGTTCAAGTGAGGCGAGGGATAGGGATAGGTGGTCGGTGGCGAGCAGGGGTGGTCGTCGTCGGCAAGCAGGGCGGTGACAAGGTGGTGGCAGGGGTGGGGGAGAGAGAATTGAATAGAGGATGGAAACtgaaaatttgggggaaatgaaagTGTAAAATGGTCAATTGTgtacatgattgagtaaatcatgtccatAAAAGAGCATGACCCTTAATTTTATTGAATTATGTATAATTTATCCCTAACTTCTAAATTAATACAAAACTAATATAGAACTCGTGCAAtgtatgcacggtatttatagagttttacttttcAGTGTATTATTTGTgaaatttaaattgacaattcatctatttttcatgttttttatcattgtattttgatttgagaaattaaaaattaaatcctAAGAAATCATGAAATGAgtgtttttttgaattttttttaccgAGATAttaatgttgttattttataaatatttactaataacatatttttttagCGGCGAGTTTTTATCATAAATAATCAATGAATTTTTATCATAAAGTTCTTAagaaaacaataaataatttctTTATCATAAAAAGACCGGAGATAAATTTATACTGAATGTGAaatattgaatgttataaatattcaAATTTAAAAGATTATGTCCATTTATAACCTGTCATGTAAATACTtatagtatatgctaaaaatacaaaaccctattctagaaaacatattttaagcgggaaaatttggagtttcgcctattcgTTTAGTAAATAGGAGATTTGGAAGGGTAATAAATGATTATGTTGTATTTATATTCATTTCTCTATTTTCATTAGGAGAATTAGTTAAGTTGTTTAGTAATTAgcagattaaaattaatgtgcaATTTTTTCCTTTGTAAAATGAACTTTGGTAGATTATTGGTAGTGTTGGGTGAGTCTTGTCTTAAGATTTACCAAAATCATGTAAAACTACCATTAATCTTACCCTAATAACAACATgagtttttctaacatgtgcccttagggcacatgatAATAATCTAAGTAAGGAAAGATTTTTAAGATTATTacactaattatggtaaatatgagtttcaactctaatttatcataaaatattctcaacaatatttccctaattagattattatcatgtgccctaaggcacatgttagaaaaaccctaACAACATATCAACCTTAATTAAATATGTTGTTGTATACTACGGAGTATGTTGTTTACCAATCGTCAAAACTGGTATATATTGATTAGTCAAGACATGCTAAAAGCCTAAAAGCATTATCCCAACATGTCAAATATGGTCAATTATTTCCTCGATTCCAAAATTATCTTTCTAATTTGACATGCACAGTCTTCAAGGCATCACTTTTACTCGATTTTTCTTTATTTCTACAAATAATTTTTCATTCAAAAAATACTTTTGTATGACGAATACAAGtattttatcatcaagttctaaTTTTCTACTTCccccattcaactccactctaccaattggagttttgcacaacaaTTAAGAAAAATTAAAGAAAGAATAGAAGTACATTTGGAATTGTGCATATTACTTTATTAAATGATAAAGTGTGGCTCTAAACCTGATTTGATTATGGGATAATCTTCCCTCCAAAATGTTCAACATTTTAAAAACCCCACCAAAACTTATCTTTACATTTTCCCTCCACTTCCTGTCAACTCTATATTACTAAAACCAAGGAACTCCAGCATTATAACAGTACAGTCTTCACCATTATTTACACCAATTTTGTCCTTAAATTACATCTTTCTCTCCATTCAGTAACAACACAGCCAAAAAAACCTTACAATCCATAAATTCTTACAATCCATAACATAAAATTACAAACATAAAATTACAACAAAATGGGCTTCAAATGCATGACAGAAGATCAGCGGACAAACATCGCCATTTACTTGCTCGAAAAGTCGCAAAATGGTAAGCTTTCTCGTGGCACCATCAAAGAGGTAGCTGCAAGATACGGTTTGAGTTATAGAAGCATCTCTAACATATGGAGATTAGCCAAAAAACCAAGGTTAGTAGGTGAGAAGTTAGATGTGAAGAGTGGTAGGATAGGCAACAAAAATAGGAAAAGAATCTTACCAAACATTGAGCACATAAAGTCACTAGATCATTCTCTAAGAGATACCATGATCGAGTTTTAAAATTGTGGAGTTTCGGTTGGAACAGTCCATTCATGGGTGAAAGAGGGTTTACTTAAACCTCATTCAAGCCCATTACATCCTAAACTCACAGACTTACATAAGGATCAAAGGCTACTTTATTCACTTAGGTCATTAGTTGTCAAGCAAGTACTTCAAGAATTCTTTGATCTCAATAATGTGCCACTAACTGAAATCTTATTTACTGAAATGAGCAACACAATACATATGGATGAGAAGTGGTTCTTCGTCACAGATGACAACGAGAAAGTATATGTTGTGGAGGGGGAGGAGCTGCCATATAGAAGTTGCCAATCAAAGAGGTACATCACAAAAGTTATGTTCATGTGTGCAGTGAGCATGCCAATTTATTCAGCTGATGGGGAATGTCTATTTGATGGGAAAATAGGCATGTTTccatttgttccgggtgtaattccgaagcagagttgtgaccacgtaagcttgttgaatggtgtctttgcttgtctcttcctttcgatctctcctgtaaagatgaacaaactgagggctcggcttggtaccgagcgtactcactccgacgctcaagtcagtaaacttaaagggattaagttgtgtgttacttggcaaagtatatagtagagagataagggagtttataccagattaatagtgagttttagggtgaattgtggattattggatcgatttctcaatgaggattgaggagtatttatagactttcaccttttgtcacgtagtggccaagtgcgCGAGCGGTGGAAAgatctgttctaccctcggccgagggaccccaTGGCGGCCGgcctggcctggttgactccatgccgaggggactggatgtgagtacgcggatgtgcttcccggctggctagttgcctagccgagacccaagtgacaggccgacagactgcgtcggttaggctgtctaatacgttgacttgctgtggatatctttgaccttgctcaatatgttgactcggtcagcgggtgcagaatatgccccatcaatttgcccccagcgtagtctatgctgtggtatggaccttcaatgagtgttgagcgtattctgcgcaagttgaacttcttcctcggcttctTCTTCCCCGGCTTGGTTGCATTCGGGCCGCATcagtatccccctccacatggatgtgtaatggacatcaaatgtggaaaagaaaatggcgctggccgagaccaaggttgagggtgccgtgtgcttttgattgccccggcggTCTTTGTCTTTGCTTTGTTGATCACCTGGTGGCCGTTAGTAAgcgataccaaggagcgtgtcgaagaagtttggtaattgtatgtcgattgacatttcgtggctgcatgcttgacacgtggcttggcattgattggtcgacgtttcatgggctttgccctgattggtccgtttcatgggccttgctctataaatagagcagtgtgccccatTTTTttgccatcaaacttcattttctcaaaaaaatttcctctctcttagcttttcgaagaaacttctctctagtcttcaaagcgttactcggcgtagcacttttccaaggtaaacaaacaaatttttccaacttttaattgtcaagtttttgttgtcattatgtcttctgcggatgctcaacccagtacctctgcgccggggggcgaaccgtcgcatcctgatgaacatgagccactggttgtcaccccgatagggtttgggggtcctaagtctccttctcctgaaattgatcctcaatttttggagggttttgatgatgatgatgatgatgaggcgaccccttatGTCGTAAAGAGGCCGCAATTCTCGTGGCACGGCGACGCATGTTCGATCAgtcctgaccgtgcctggacgaataagttcgctagcTGCTCCAGTTCTGACCTTTTTTAAGATCATTActacttcggcagggggtataaaataattgttcctgaggagggtcaggccatctgttgccctcccgagggttgtatcggcgtatacatcagaaacctggagtatgggctccggtttcctctgaatgaatacgttgctaccataattaaagccatgaatgtcgccgtggcccaactgcatccgttggccatcaggacgattattggctttgtatagttgtgtctttttaaaggggaggccccaacggtgaacctcttctgccggctccaccatcttcgtcAGTCTACTCTAGGCGGCACagggtggtatagcatacagaccgaggcgggttatgttaccgtttccaagttaacatcttgtaaggactggaaggggaggtgggtatacgttgaggttccggaggactactcgctgccccggtcctttcagagccgcgtcaatttgcggtgtgagaatcaaagggagcatgacaaatatgtctctcggagtaagcttaagatggacgccagcagggtctatcttaatgaggacgaaacgcgggcaatgaggctgtttgaggctgagaaggatggcacgccgaagggatggatgcccccgacgcagatcgttcttcaggatgagctgctctgccacgtcggcctcataccgtccctcagccagggtgagtggggtcggtatgaggcccatctttgctttttatgtttctgtatttgaaccttgatttatttcttttgcttaactccgcGTTTCGTTTTTTTGCGGACCGATTTGGCCGGAACCGCTGTCTCCGTTCTTCAGAGgctgggacttgacgagaacgggagagttgttgagctgcaccctaaggccctgccacgtgatcgcagaccggctcctcacgaacttatggagcagcagttgaaggcactggatgtgacggcggctcaggcgcagattgccggtaacgtgccacgccggagaccaaagacaacgtctacggcggcaacggcgtcaacCCCAGCTCAATCTGCAATCCCCGttgtccaaaaggagcaggtggtcgttgacgttgaagaggaggtcaccgttgtggagggtcctcctccttcaaataagagaaaagaagcCGAGTCTGCCgccgctgctgttaccgaggcccgGAAAGAAAAGGGGACAGTCGGCCCTCTGTCTAAGAAGGCCAGGaccggtacggatctaacccagggctcggatttagcgggctctttaggcattcctgatgacaggctctctgatatgtcaatgaatgttgacatggatgctttgtctgaattttttgtagatcaaccgccgccggctGCCGATCCCACTGAACagcaattggagaagcggcctgtgcagacgggcaatcaaaatgtcaccgtcgactcctcatcctCGAAGGTTTccgccgctcggattgtggcggAGGGTGCAAGGTTGTCCAAGAGGTCGGCGAAGTGGATCGACAtagccggcgctcatattatggagcaagaaaagctcatggcCGAGGCGCTCCtgcgctcgaacggcttaggcttgagcttgctgcttctaagcaagaggccgagaaggcgaagaaggacttcGTCGCCACCATGGAGAACTTCCTCActcagcgaaagcttaaggaggaagctgagaagcgggtcctagccgagagagccaaggttgaggctgcgttggctgacgccgctaagctgcgggaggagagagaGAAGCTTCGGGGCGGTTACGATGCTATGGTTGAGTAGAGGGAAAAATGGAAGTCCCTGCATCtgaccgaggcgaaggagcacaggaacacaaaggccatccttgctcagagggagaaggacattgagacgctccaaactgtcatcatccctgacatgtgtgcccagtaccgggaccaggctgaagatgctaccagggatgtaattaaagagctctttcctgaaggccccttcccgtggcaagattttgaccggcttcttgatgagaaggcggctgctgcggaggcaaaggccgcggagaaggcaaaggcggcgaaggccgctgaggaggctgagGCCAAGGTGGCCCATGCTGagaaggtgaaggcggccagggaggaagtTGAAAGGGCAAAGGcaggtgaagctgccaagtcggcttctgggtcgcccactgatggtgatgctgctactgctgccggtggcaaacagaaacaagcatagggagacgggcggtcgtcaccagattcacccggcccttcagacagcttcagctgttcgggggccaactattgagcctttcctccctgccatccttttggcgcttcaagttttatgtctgtaaccttttgttgtactttttgtttttgttaaacttttggtaggttgtgtttaggctatccctatggggacggccgtcgactttgttttgcctcatcCTGTAAACATCTTTAATAAAGTTTGCTTATTTTGTctccattaagttgtcttcttacgtttcaacatattgagtgctttttcgtttttacttctggcttggccgaggcagttagaaggcgcatctcaattgtacttaaacgtttaaacatgttggcatgtcggtcgcttcctccaccacccccaatcttagccgaggcggtcagatttgcgcttcccaaccaccgttgtgaacatgttagcgtatcggtcgttgtgtccccgtcgccccCGGCCTTGGCCGAGGTAaaacgaggttacggctcgacagcgttcgtatctgtagacatattgatcgcttcctctgtcggaccttcggttggccgaggcggctagatttgcgtctcaactgtacttatacgttcctattagcgtatcggtcattgtgtccccgtcactcccggttttggccgaggcaatcgaggttacggctcgacagcgttcgtatctgtagacatattgatcgcttcctctgccgggccttcggttggccgaggcggctagaattgcgtctcaactgtacttatacgttcctaagcatgttggtcgctttcgcgagtatcaactacATTTggcgtgactgcccggctttggccgtggcgtctattctggcatgactttggaggggacaagtattttgatggaaaacttggattattcttcataaggtgtaatcatgcgttggggtatccacaacggtctcggacacctccgccgctatacaaaatatttccttaagttgtccgtgttccagtggctcatcaaaggaacaccctccatgtccgtcagccggtatgtccccggcctcatttcttcaaccaccttgtagggtccttcccagttggccgtcatttttccatggacgtttcctttgtttgtggcggccgactttcttaggactagatctcctactcttaagtccctcttgtggaccctacggttgtatgctcttctcatccggttttgatacactgccaagttgagccgtgccgtgtctcgactttcttcgaccaggtctagggaggctctcaggccttcctcattttcgactgggtcaaaggtttgcgttctgaatgtcggcaccgctgcttcaattggcaggacggcctcagacccatagactaggtggaatggactgtaccccgatgcttctttctccgtggttcgaagtgaccacaggacgccgggtagttcatcagcccatctacCCTTTAGATCTTCGACCTTCTTTTTTAGCCCGttcaggattgttttattagctgcttccgcctgcccgttgctctgaaggtggcagacggaggagtatgcaaatttgattccGAGCttctccaaccaattcatcaccatgtcgctccaaaattctcggtcgtggtcaaataccatgacttggggtagcccaaaacgtgttatgacgttctcccaaatcacttttcttacggccgccgtggtcttggcaggtaccgcgacagcctcgacccatttggtgaagtaatcaacggtgacaattaggtactttcttcctccggagaccgttggaaatggccctagtaaatccatctcccactgtgcaaatggaaggggactaagcactggttgcaggtctcgggaaggagtatgtatcaccggagcatgcatctgacaattcttgcacttcttggtctttgctctggaatcctcaaacatggtgggccagaagtagccggctcggagagctttatgggctagcgttcttgcccccatgtaaTGTCCatagatgccttcgtgaatctctcgtCAAGATATTAGCTCGCGTCtaccgggccgacacatttcaagagtggccttattacAGACCTTCTGTATAACTCTCTTTCGAACActgagtaccttgcggcgatccttcttatcttctgcgagagactgcggtcctccggcaacttatttgtcagtttgtatttcattatcggagtcatccacgtcgtctcggcctcgatgccgcccaccatgccgacggtctcagtgatgcttttagcattcctgatatctaccagcacggttcgactgacattcttgatgcttgaactgacaagttttgagagagcgtcggctcggttgttctcagacctgggaatgcactgtatctggaaagatttcaattttgaggtgtcagcttttaccctctccagatACCTTAttatcccatcgtctcgagtctcatactctcctctgatttgattagccactaagagtgaatctgtcttcaacacaacatgctccgccccggcagctttagctaactcgactccagttatcaccgcctcgtattcggattcgttatttgaggccgagaaggtaaacttcaaggcgtactcaaactcgtccccgttagggctggtgataaggatgccggctcctgagctgttcgccgtggaggacccgtcggtatacacttcccacacaccgggatgtgattcttcttggtatgtgcactcggctaggAAGTCTGCGAGTGCTTACCCCTTTATCGAAGGCATCGGCTtatactgaatgccgaagccggatagctccactgcccatttgataagtctgcctgatttttcgaatttttctaaggctttctccaatggctggtcggttaagaccgtcacgggatgtgcgtcgaagtagggttttaacttccttgcggcaacgacgacggcgaaggccgctttttcaatcagtgggtaatttctttcggcgggcagcagtgtatggctgataaagtagattgggtgttctttgcttATTTTCTTCCACGACAATTACgaagaccgaccgtggccgaggtaactgctagatataggtatagcgtctcccccagcgtcggcctggacagggtcgggagagttagtaggtgggctttcagttgcttgaaagccgcactctgttcctccccccagcaaaagtctttatttcctttcagcaccgtaaagaacgg from Silene latifolia isolate original U9 population chromosome 2, ASM4854445v1, whole genome shotgun sequence encodes the following:
- the LOC141638234 gene encoding putative F-box protein At4g22030, whose protein sequence is MIRSVLSTPQLSPSDKRSREQNRSNTILINNKNTKTTPLPLENNTTNNGGGINTATKTLLKLHIVLEAVLDRIEMHHNVGEQRENWNALLLNSLNMLTLTAATMAGVASVGGDHTLPLKISSVVLFSAATGVVLLMNKIQPSQLVEEQRTAVRLFKQLRTDIQTQLALDTINDKYVEDAMAKVLALDRAYPLPLLGAMLEKYPKTLKPAIWWPNSSHKPSLVDGVTKDGKNGWSRDLEEELRDIVGVIERRDKKDYFRLGNKALKFNKILAKVGPTLMGVAAVSSAFSGHGGPWAGLVAAAAGSMASVVNSVQHGGQVGMVFEMYRNCAGFLSLLEESVENNVEESDLGKRENGELFEMKMALKLGRSVSELRDFVSESNCSWLCEDGSPKGEFASKLF